Proteins encoded in a region of the Paenibacillus pedocola genome:
- a CDS encoding amidase domain-containing protein, whose product MEQEWKQSLYVYVDQENKGRVAPAIMPVHHSVKDSRFLKAHGERSRRLAEWYDRRGITPLRGETGVRTLRTVRQSSGEVVADVALHSAFYYEKGGITHREDKIESERLTFVRTGKNWEIVNIERSVPERNLLRRAAETEPALRMSKWGEVLPAPRPSQPLLSRKVQRSISGAKEVRYRREEAAAYADRWWKDGNPEFEVFEVDCTNYVSQCLFAGGAPINYTGKRETGWWYKGYNGAQEWWSFSWAVSDSLERYLSGHRSSGLRAEAMERPDQLSLGDIIQYDWDGNGHYQHSTIVTAFDAEGMPLVNARTVSSRHRYWDYRDSYAWTDRTAYRFFHIDDYL is encoded by the coding sequence ATGGAGCAGGAATGGAAACAGAGTCTCTATGTTTATGTGGATCAGGAGAATAAGGGGCGGGTCGCTCCGGCGATTATGCCGGTTCATCACTCGGTCAAGGACAGCCGGTTTCTCAAAGCCCATGGCGAACGGTCCCGCCGCCTTGCGGAGTGGTATGACCGCCGGGGAATTACGCCGCTGCGCGGGGAGACCGGTGTCCGCACACTGCGGACCGTCCGGCAGAGCTCTGGCGAGGTTGTGGCCGATGTAGCCCTGCACAGCGCGTTTTATTATGAGAAGGGCGGAATCACGCACCGCGAGGATAAAATTGAATCGGAACGCCTGACCTTCGTCCGTACAGGGAAAAACTGGGAGATTGTGAACATTGAGCGTAGTGTGCCCGAGAGGAACCTCCTGCGAAGAGCGGCTGAAACGGAGCCGGCGCTGCGGATGTCCAAATGGGGGGAAGTCCTCCCTGCCCCGCGGCCGTCACAGCCGCTGCTGAGCCGCAAAGTGCAGCGCAGCATCAGCGGCGCAAAGGAGGTGCGCTACCGCCGGGAGGAGGCGGCTGCCTATGCCGACCGCTGGTGGAAAGACGGCAATCCGGAGTTTGAGGTTTTCGAGGTGGATTGCACGAATTACGTCTCCCAATGTCTCTTTGCAGGGGGAGCGCCTATCAACTATACTGGTAAAAGAGAAACGGGCTGGTGGTACAAAGGCTATAATGGAGCCCAGGAATGGTGGAGCTTTAGCTGGGCCGTGTCGGACAGCTTGGAACGTTATTTGAGCGGGCACCGGAGCAGCGGTCTCCGCGCTGAAGCCATGGAGCGTCCGGACCAGCTGAGTCTTGGCGACATCATCCAGTATGACTGGGACGGTAACGGCCATTACCAGCACAGCACCATTGTTACTGCTTTTGACGCTGAAGGGATGCCGCTGGTGAATGCCCGGACCGTCAGCAGCCGCCACCGCTATTGGGATTATCGTGATTCCTATGCATGGACCGACAGAACGGCCTACCGTTTTTTTCATATCGATGACTACTTATAA
- a CDS encoding D-alanine--D-alanine ligase, with product MGNMKCTVGLVYGGKSGEHEVSLQTAFAVMNAFDYDKYEIIPFYISKQGLWKVGEKLTAPYSGIEQLKLSEAAGDMGTALNTVFSGISGGGQAVDVMFPLLHGTNGEDGTIQGLFEMANIPYIGAGVLASSAGMDKVVMKKLFGEAGLEQCEYCYFSAGAWKRKSHELIVGVEDKLGYPVFVKPANLGSSVGISKAVDKESLVKAVEFALRYDTKVIIEEFVDAREVEVAVLGNEEPEASVPGEIVSSGEYYDYAAKYIDGKSQMLIPAPLDSEVADRLREAALQAFRAIEGSGITRADFFLRKSDGKILINEVNTMPGFTPFSMYPLLWRETGVSYQTLLDRMIELALERYQFRQGLKYDNE from the coding sequence ATGGGGAACATGAAATGTACCGTAGGACTGGTGTACGGAGGCAAATCCGGAGAGCATGAGGTATCGCTGCAGACGGCTTTTGCCGTCATGAACGCTTTTGACTACGATAAATATGAAATTATTCCATTCTATATTTCCAAGCAGGGGCTGTGGAAAGTGGGAGAGAAGCTGACTGCCCCTTATAGCGGGATTGAGCAGCTGAAGCTCTCTGAGGCAGCAGGAGATATGGGGACGGCTCTGAACACTGTATTCAGCGGGATTAGCGGGGGCGGGCAGGCGGTTGATGTCATGTTCCCGCTGCTGCATGGAACGAACGGGGAAGACGGCACAATTCAGGGATTATTTGAAATGGCGAATATCCCTTACATCGGTGCAGGCGTTCTGGCTTCATCCGCAGGTATGGATAAGGTAGTGATGAAGAAGCTGTTCGGCGAAGCGGGACTTGAGCAATGCGAGTATTGTTATTTCAGCGCCGGTGCATGGAAGCGTAAAAGCCATGAGCTGATCGTCGGTGTGGAGGATAAGCTCGGTTATCCGGTATTCGTCAAGCCGGCGAATCTGGGCTCGAGCGTAGGCATTTCCAAAGCTGTAGACAAAGAAAGTCTGGTTAAGGCTGTCGAATTTGCCCTCCGTTATGATACCAAGGTTATTATCGAGGAATTTGTTGATGCCCGTGAGGTAGAAGTTGCCGTGCTGGGTAATGAGGAGCCGGAAGCATCGGTTCCGGGTGAAATCGTCTCTTCTGGAGAATATTATGACTATGCGGCAAAATATATCGACGGCAAGTCGCAGATGCTGATCCCTGCCCCGCTGGATTCTGAAGTCGCCGACCGTCTGCGTGAAGCGGCACTGCAGGCTTTCCGGGCGATTGAGGGCAGCGGCATTACACGGGCAGACTTCTTCCTGCGCAAATCAGACGGCAAGATTCTGATCAATGAAGTAAATACGATGCCGGGCTTTACGCCCTTCAGCATGTATCCGCTGCTGTGGCGCGAAACCGGTGTGTCCTACCAGACGCTGCTGGACCGCATGATCGAGCTGGCGCTGGAGCGGTATCAGTTTAGACAGGGTCTCAAATACGACAACGAATAA
- the uvsE gene encoding UV DNA damage repair endonuclease UvsE, producing the protein MIVRFGYVAMSTVIKDCSPSKTMTMASFNKLGDREAALRRLEQLAKMNLHNTLRLLKHNVGSDIKVYRLTSKLIPLATHPDLQDWNPFAALAEEFAEVGEYIKKHGLRVSFHPDHFTVLSTPRPEVLASSVRDLQHHTDMLDALGLAATAKNNIHIGGAYGDKPAASARFKENFAELPARLQERMTLENDDKTFNAPETLEVSRSLGLPMVLDIHHQWVNNEGELPWELWPDIMKTWKSELALTDVRPGELLPPKIHVSSPRSPSDPRSHADGVEPAPLLAFLKRIAADTPAVDVMIEAKLKDGALFGLMDAMKELAEAGNGITVLDGASVNIEP; encoded by the coding sequence ATGATTGTCCGCTTCGGATATGTGGCCATGTCAACAGTCATCAAAGATTGCTCTCCCTCCAAGACCATGACCATGGCCAGCTTCAACAAGCTGGGGGACCGCGAAGCTGCGCTGCGGCGTCTGGAGCAGCTGGCGAAGATGAACCTGCATAATACGCTGCGTCTCTTGAAGCATAACGTCGGCTCGGATATTAAGGTGTACCGGCTGACGTCCAAGCTGATCCCGCTCGCGACGCATCCCGACTTGCAGGACTGGAACCCTTTTGCGGCGCTGGCTGAGGAGTTTGCTGAAGTCGGTGAATATATTAAAAAGCACGGCCTCCGGGTCTCCTTTCACCCGGATCACTTCACCGTCCTGAGTACGCCGCGCCCCGAGGTGCTGGCCAGTTCCGTCCGTGATTTACAGCATCATACCGATATGCTCGATGCGCTGGGACTCGCTGCAACCGCCAAGAACAATATCCATATCGGCGGGGCTTACGGGGACAAGCCTGCAGCATCAGCACGGTTCAAAGAAAATTTCGCAGAGCTGCCGGCAAGGCTGCAGGAGCGGATGACGCTCGAGAATGATGATAAGACGTTCAACGCGCCAGAGACGCTGGAAGTCAGCCGTAGTCTGGGGCTGCCAATGGTGCTCGATATTCATCACCAGTGGGTGAACAATGAGGGCGAGCTGCCCTGGGAGCTGTGGCCGGATATCATGAAGACCTGGAAGAGTGAGCTTGCCCTGACGGATGTCCGGCCCGGTGAACTGCTTCCGCCCAAAATCCATGTCTCCAGCCCCCGCAGCCCCTCTGATCCCCGCAGCCATGCGGACGGGGTTGAGCCTGCGCCGCTGCTTGCTTTTCTGAAGCGGATTGCGGCGGATACGCCTGCTGTCGATGTCATGATTGAAGCCAAATTAAAGGACGGTGCACTGTTCGGGCTGATGGATGCCATGAAGGAGCTGGCGGAAGCCGGTAACGGGATTACGGTGCTGGATGGAGCAAGTGTAAATATTGAACCCTAG
- a CDS encoding inositol monophosphatase family protein has product MNPLNPDNRNEREPYVVTSKGYTAAAINAAAKAGEWIKSRQGQVKELGSKTSAQDLVTEVDKGVEQMIRRLILTHYPDHAILGEEGVMPGADAVTAALEEGRKHEYLWIVDPIDGTTNFVHGFPFYCVSIALAIKGELSVGVIYDPIRDEMFVAEKGKGAYMHGIPTSVSSETEPGSSLIAMGFPPDRTFAQPANMAGLQQILPQVRGIRAGGSAALHLAYVAAGRVDGYWEVGLSPWDCAAGVLLVLESGGKVTDTLGSPYDIGTRHVVASNGYIHDFLVSALKEAEATGHKR; this is encoded by the coding sequence ATGAATCCTTTAAATCCTGATAACCGGAACGAACGGGAGCCCTATGTAGTAACGAGCAAGGGGTATACGGCAGCGGCAATCAACGCTGCGGCCAAGGCGGGGGAATGGATCAAGAGCAGACAGGGACAAGTGAAGGAACTGGGCAGCAAGACGTCGGCGCAGGATCTGGTTACTGAAGTAGATAAAGGTGTGGAGCAGATGATCCGGCGGCTGATCCTGACCCATTATCCCGACCATGCCATTCTTGGGGAAGAAGGCGTTATGCCGGGTGCGGACGCGGTTACAGCCGCTCTAGAGGAAGGGCGGAAGCATGAATACCTGTGGATTGTAGACCCGATTGACGGAACGACCAATTTCGTACACGGCTTTCCCTTCTATTGTGTTTCCATTGCACTTGCAATCAAGGGAGAACTGTCTGTAGGGGTTATTTACGACCCGATCCGTGACGAGATGTTTGTTGCCGAGAAGGGCAAAGGGGCTTACATGCACGGGATTCCTACCTCCGTGTCCAGTGAGACGGAGCCGGGAAGCAGCCTCATCGCTATGGGCTTCCCGCCGGACCGAACCTTCGCCCAGCCGGCCAACATGGCCGGCCTGCAGCAGATTCTGCCGCAGGTTCGCGGAATCCGCGCCGGAGGATCGGCGGCCCTGCATCTGGCCTATGTCGCAGCAGGCCGGGTAGACGGCTACTGGGAGGTCGGCCTAAGCCCATGGGATTGCGCCGCAGGTGTCCTGCTGGTGCTTGAATCCGGAGGCAAAGTGACCGATACGCTGGGCAGTCCTTATGATATTGGTACACGCCATGTAGTGGCGAGCAACGGATATATTCATGATTTCCTGGTTTCAGCGCTGAAGGAAGCGGAAGCAACGGGACATAAGCGTTAA
- a CDS encoding stalk domain-containing protein translates to MLMAWKKIVAAGTSGMLLITLLLSTAIGSVDAADAAAVQGAEQDVFRIVALGDSVTAGYEPGMTDPNTKPYGYAERLLEQGWYHGRSTLSNYGILGLTSSGLLNYTVAIKDGTATTPDGIQAALRDPRISQFAALTPQIKTELEAADLITITIGGNDVSSLFLNVKEMATADFDAQLEQRLAAYGTNVKTALENIRAVNPAATILLADQYQPAPKIALGANYTTLMSAAERFTGVVDSITASLNKAEAPVLTAHIAAQFAGVEASLTHIIGAGAADFHPTQLGYEKIARVFAELVWGEYRTPAVPAMTTANATAPMSIVVKGVELNTPNKPILKNGQNFLALKDILNAVGANGKWDNKTSSATIVYGGRTVVITIGSKFIKVNGVNQAIDTPAFLQKVGKEDKTYLPLAALATGLGFDVNYSSKLRTAFINP, encoded by the coding sequence ATGCTGATGGCATGGAAAAAGATTGTGGCTGCCGGAACAAGCGGCATGCTTTTGATAACGCTGCTGCTTAGCACAGCTATAGGATCCGTTGATGCGGCTGACGCGGCAGCAGTACAAGGAGCAGAGCAGGATGTCTTTCGCATCGTGGCGTTGGGAGATTCCGTAACTGCCGGGTATGAACCGGGAATGACGGACCCGAATACCAAACCTTACGGATATGCTGAAAGACTGCTGGAACAGGGCTGGTATCACGGAAGAAGCACACTCAGCAATTACGGAATACTGGGGCTGACCTCATCGGGACTGCTTAACTATACAGTAGCCATTAAGGACGGCACGGCCACTACGCCGGATGGTATACAGGCCGCACTGCGTGATCCCCGGATCAGCCAGTTTGCCGCGCTGACACCGCAAATCAAGACGGAGCTTGAGGCAGCGGACCTGATTACAATTACAATCGGAGGAAATGATGTCAGCAGCCTCTTTCTGAATGTGAAGGAAATGGCCACTGCGGACTTTGATGCTCAGCTGGAACAGCGTTTGGCGGCCTACGGCACGAACGTGAAGACTGCGCTGGAGAATATACGTGCTGTCAATCCGGCTGCGACCATTCTGCTGGCTGATCAATATCAGCCCGCTCCCAAAATTGCGCTTGGCGCGAATTATACTACGCTGATGAGCGCTGCGGAGCGCTTTACCGGAGTAGTGGATAGCATCACGGCAAGCCTGAATAAAGCAGAAGCCCCTGTGCTGACAGCCCATATTGCCGCACAATTCGCGGGAGTGGAGGCCTCCCTGACCCATATTATCGGCGCGGGTGCAGCGGATTTTCATCCAACCCAGCTGGGATATGAGAAGATTGCCCGGGTCTTTGCCGAGCTGGTGTGGGGCGAGTACCGGACACCTGCTGTCCCTGCAATGACGACTGCTAACGCTACTGCACCAATGTCCATTGTGGTAAAGGGTGTAGAGCTCAATACGCCGAATAAGCCGATTTTGAAGAACGGACAGAACTTTTTGGCGCTCAAGGATATCCTGAATGCCGTAGGCGCTAACGGGAAATGGGACAATAAAACCTCCAGCGCTACAATTGTATATGGCGGTCGTACGGTCGTCATTACCATCGGCTCCAAGTTTATTAAGGTTAATGGTGTGAATCAGGCGATTGATACACCGGCATTTCTGCAAAAAGTCGGCAAAGAGGATAAAACCTATCTGCCGCTCGCTGCGCTCGCTACCGGACTTGGCTTTGATGTGAATTACAGCAGCAAACTGCGGACTGCATTTATAAACCCATAA
- the def gene encoding peptide deformylase, whose product MDDIVREGDPVLRTVTEPVKLPLEIQDREALECMLQFLKNSQDAELSAKYKLRSGVGLSANQIGLTQRMFVMYLKDENGKTVEHAWVNPKIISHSVAMVYLPESEGCLSVDRPVHGFVPRYESVKVKGYNLDGQEVVMKFKGYQAIIIQHEMDHLDGIMFYDRINQENPFKLPQGVEIRSLYDLKQ is encoded by the coding sequence ATGGATGATATTGTGCGGGAAGGTGACCCCGTGCTCCGCACTGTAACAGAGCCGGTGAAGCTGCCCCTGGAAATTCAGGACCGGGAGGCGCTGGAGTGCATGCTGCAGTTTCTCAAAAACAGCCAGGACGCTGAGCTTTCCGCCAAATATAAACTACGCTCCGGTGTAGGCTTATCCGCCAACCAGATTGGCCTTACGCAGCGGATGTTCGTGATGTATCTGAAGGATGAGAACGGGAAAACGGTGGAGCATGCCTGGGTTAACCCGAAGATCATCAGCCATTCGGTGGCGATGGTGTATCTGCCTGAGAGCGAAGGCTGCCTGTCCGTTGACCGTCCGGTGCACGGGTTTGTACCGCGTTATGAGTCGGTGAAGGTAAAAGGCTATAACCTGGACGGCCAGGAGGTCGTCATGAAATTCAAGGGGTATCAGGCAATCATCATTCAGCATGAAATGGACCATCTGGACGGTATTATGTTTTACGACCGGATCAACCAGGAGAATCCGTTCAAGCTGCCGCAGGGGGTTGAAATCCGCAGCCTCTATGATCTGAAACAGTGA
- a CDS encoding glutamate-1-semialdehyde 2,1-aminomutase yields the protein MNRSTSAQLYEEALQHIVGGVNSPSRSFKAVGGGAPVFMKRAGGSRFWDEDGNEYIDYLAAYGPIITGHAHPHITAAITEAAQNGLLYGTPTQLEIKLAKMLKEAIPSMDKVRFVNSGTEAVMTTIRVARAYTKRSKIVKFAGCYHGHSDLVLVAAGSGPSTLGIPDSAGVPGSIAQEVITVPFNDLDSLRAALEKWGEDVAAVMVEPIVGNFGMVMPKPGFLEGLCKQAHDNGSLVIYDEVITAFRFHYGSTQTYAGLDNHEDITPDLTALGKIIGGGLPIGAYGGRKHVMEQVAPLGPAYQAGTMAGNPASISAGIACLEVLQGAGVYEEMERLAIRLTEGLQASADRHGIPLTINRIRGAFSTHFCAHPITNYEEAQDTDGEMFASFFRHMLDRGINLAPSKYEAWFLTTAHTDADIDATLEAAEASFQAMAAEK from the coding sequence ATGAACCGCAGCACATCAGCGCAATTATACGAGGAAGCTCTTCAGCATATTGTCGGGGGCGTTAACAGTCCCTCCCGTTCCTTCAAAGCCGTTGGCGGAGGCGCCCCGGTATTCATGAAACGTGCCGGAGGCTCCCGCTTCTGGGATGAGGACGGCAACGAGTACATCGATTACCTCGCGGCATACGGCCCGATCATTACCGGCCATGCCCATCCGCATATCACAGCAGCGATTACGGAAGCTGCACAGAATGGCCTCCTCTACGGAACGCCCACCCAGCTTGAAATCAAGCTGGCCAAGATGCTCAAGGAAGCTATCCCTTCGATGGATAAAGTACGCTTCGTCAACTCCGGTACGGAAGCCGTTATGACCACCATCCGTGTAGCCCGCGCTTATACGAAGCGCAGCAAAATCGTTAAATTCGCCGGCTGCTATCACGGACATTCCGATCTGGTACTGGTAGCCGCTGGTTCCGGCCCTTCCACTCTCGGCATCCCGGACAGCGCCGGTGTACCGGGCAGCATCGCCCAGGAGGTCATTACGGTTCCGTTCAACGATCTGGACAGCCTCCGTGCGGCACTGGAGAAGTGGGGCGAGGATGTTGCTGCTGTTATGGTCGAGCCGATCGTCGGCAATTTCGGCATGGTTATGCCTAAACCGGGCTTTCTCGAAGGACTGTGCAAGCAGGCGCACGACAACGGCTCCCTCGTCATTTACGACGAGGTGATCACCGCTTTCCGCTTCCACTACGGCTCCACCCAGACCTATGCGGGTCTTGATAACCATGAAGACATCACCCCGGACCTGACTGCGCTTGGCAAGATTATCGGCGGCGGTCTGCCGATCGGTGCTTACGGCGGCCGCAAGCATGTCATGGAGCAGGTTGCTCCGCTGGGACCGGCTTATCAGGCCGGAACCATGGCCGGCAACCCGGCCTCCATCTCGGCAGGAATCGCCTGTCTTGAAGTACTGCAGGGCGCAGGGGTGTACGAGGAAATGGAGCGGCTTGCGATCCGCCTGACCGAAGGCCTGCAGGCTTCCGCAGACCGTCACGGCATTCCGCTGACGATCAACCGGATCCGCGGCGCATTCTCTACCCACTTCTGTGCTCACCCGATCACGAACTATGAAGAAGCTCAGGATACGGACGGCGAAATGTTCGCCAGCTTCTTCCGCCATATGCTGGACCGCGGCATCAACCTTGCCCCGTCCAAGTATGAGGCCTGGTTCCTGACTACAGCCCATACCGATGCAGATATTGATGCTACGCTGGAAGCGGCTGAGGCCTCCTTCCAGGCAATGGCTGCGGAGAAATAA
- a CDS encoding LCP family protein — protein MPPRKNRQTKAGKSKKKPLLWTLAIILLLVVGGTIFYFTSIYNQLDNLHKTGSASPFAAVPSPSAEAVQPPKWEGTEPVNILLMGVDARGVKKGEVPRSDTMLVASLDPVKKKFYVFSILRDTYVNIPGYDKERINTAITHGPNTAMQTVSDLLGIPIQYYVYTDFQGFIKLVDAVGGIDYEVEKDMVYKTIADGPEYDIDLKQGFQHLDGNMALQYVRFRHDATSDFTRTERQRGFLKAVADKVISTTSIIKLPSILSQVTPYIDTNLSVDDMWKLASVGYDSSMGGSEQIPPMELLTEEKTSGGASVIGISSEDELKQFVQDTMTAPEPTASPEASPESSPSATSGN, from the coding sequence ATGCCACCAAGAAAGAACCGGCAAACAAAAGCCGGCAAATCAAAAAAGAAACCGCTGCTCTGGACTCTGGCAATTATACTCCTCCTAGTTGTCGGCGGGACGATCTTTTACTTCACCTCTATCTACAACCAGCTGGACAATTTACACAAAACCGGCTCTGCTTCACCTTTTGCAGCCGTCCCCTCTCCTTCAGCTGAAGCCGTTCAGCCCCCAAAATGGGAAGGTACCGAGCCCGTAAACATCCTCCTCATGGGTGTCGATGCGCGCGGAGTGAAGAAAGGCGAAGTCCCGCGCTCAGATACGATGCTGGTTGCCTCCCTTGATCCGGTAAAGAAGAAATTCTATGTTTTCTCCATTCTTCGCGATACCTACGTGAACATTCCCGGATATGACAAGGAGCGTATTAATACAGCGATCACCCACGGTCCCAATACGGCGATGCAGACGGTCAGCGACCTGCTCGGTATCCCGATTCAATACTATGTCTACACCGATTTCCAAGGCTTCATTAAGCTGGTGGATGCGGTTGGCGGAATTGATTATGAGGTCGAGAAGGACATGGTTTACAAGACCATAGCCGACGGGCCTGAATACGACATCGATCTCAAACAGGGCTTCCAGCATCTCGACGGCAATATGGCACTGCAATATGTGCGTTTCCGTCATGACGCTACCTCCGATTTCACCCGGACGGAACGCCAGCGCGGCTTCCTGAAAGCCGTAGCTGACAAGGTAATCAGTACCACTTCTATTATTAAGCTGCCAAGCATTCTCTCACAGGTTACCCCGTATATCGATACGAACCTGTCGGTTGACGATATGTGGAAGCTGGCTAGCGTCGGTTATGACAGCTCGATGGGCGGCAGCGAACAGATTCCGCCAATGGAACTGCTGACTGAAGAAAAGACCAGCGGCGGCGCGTCTGTCATCGGCATCAGCAGCGAAGATGAGCTTAAGCAATTCGTACAGGATACCATGACTGCACCCGAGCCGACGGCATCACCGGAAGCCTCTCCCGAGAGCAGTCCATCAGCCACAAGCGGAAACTAG
- the bcp gene encoding thioredoxin-dependent thiol peroxidase — protein sequence MTNIIEIGQQVPDFTLPASTGGVMSLSQFRGRKVLLYFYPKNMTPACTQEACEFRDAHDEITARGAVVLGISPDSLASHAKFISKNSLPFPLLSDEDHRVSEMFGVWQLKKLYGREFMGIVRSTFLIDEQGILTAEWKKVRVKGHVEKAVEEIMK from the coding sequence ATGACGAATATTATCGAAATCGGGCAGCAGGTACCTGATTTTACACTTCCTGCATCAACAGGCGGGGTGATGAGCTTAAGCCAGTTCCGCGGACGCAAGGTGCTGCTTTATTTTTATCCGAAAAATATGACGCCCGCCTGTACCCAGGAGGCCTGTGAATTCCGTGACGCCCATGATGAAATCACCGCCCGGGGAGCCGTAGTGCTGGGAATCAGCCCGGACAGTCTGGCTTCGCATGCCAAGTTCATCAGCAAGAATAGTCTGCCGTTCCCGCTATTGTCCGATGAAGATCATCGGGTAAGCGAAATGTTCGGGGTCTGGCAGCTGAAAAAGCTGTATGGCAGAGAATTTATGGGCATCGTACGTTCCACTTTCCTCATCGATGAGCAGGGTATACTTACGGCGGAATGGAAAAAAGTCCGCGTAAAAGGCCATGTTGAAAAGGCTGTAGAAGAAATCATGAAATAA